From Brevibacillus marinus, a single genomic window includes:
- a CDS encoding YjcZ family sporulation protein: MSTSYCSGGGIFHNSFALVLVLFILLVIVGDSKDC, encoded by the coding sequence ATGAGCACGTCATACTGCAGCGGCGGCGGGATTTTTCACAATTCATTTGCGCTGGTGCTGGTTCTGTTCATCCTGCTCGTCATCGTCGGAGACTCGAAAGACTGTTAA
- a CDS encoding ISLre2 family transposase → MRECNTEFPTMKELETLLFRKLQEQFAAGMARLLESLDECLMHQRDHSRYRLKDQREVQIDTIFGTVRFKRRMYQDRVKGQHVFLLDQMLAFDGREKLSPLLEEVAIEFASQGPSYRDSAKRLEALLGYRALSHEAIRDKLIARAEQEANVLPEATRRVAHVLFVEVDGLYTSLQRHHQRGMENRMAIVHEGWERNGSRVSLKYKRHYLHTTKGDFWEGFGDFLVRHYDMDENTWLVVNGDGAKWIGECESYFHRCIYTLDRFHVARELRRFLGHLPKAWQTVRQALAAFDSAALLAAVESVPEEKIREENRNEWRKYVAYLRQHRRHLIDYREVLREAGIDTTGMRPMGSAESQMRVMAKRTKRGGYSWSVRGVQAMLRAIMARQEGRQLGRQTKAKKDESQSEPMIRVRDLLREVKEQAKGYINGTIRLLHGPYQSSPAGLALKALRG, encoded by the coding sequence ATGCGTGAGTGTAACACGGAATTTCCGACAATGAAAGAGCTAGAAACCCTGTTATTTCGGAAGTTACAGGAACAATTTGCTGCAGGTATGGCTCGCTTGCTGGAATCACTGGACGAGTGTCTGATGCATCAACGAGACCATTCCCGCTATCGGTTGAAGGATCAGCGGGAAGTGCAGATCGACACGATCTTTGGTACGGTTCGGTTCAAACGGCGCATGTATCAGGATCGCGTGAAGGGACAACATGTGTTTTTGCTGGACCAGATGCTGGCCTTTGACGGGCGGGAGAAGCTCAGCCCCTTACTTGAGGAGGTAGCGATTGAGTTTGCCAGTCAAGGTCCCTCTTACCGGGACAGCGCCAAACGCCTGGAAGCGTTGCTGGGGTATCGGGCACTGAGCCATGAGGCAATCCGAGACAAATTGATCGCTCGAGCGGAGCAGGAGGCAAACGTGTTGCCGGAAGCGACCCGAAGGGTGGCCCACGTGCTGTTTGTGGAAGTGGATGGACTTTACACCTCGTTGCAGCGGCATCACCAGAGGGGAATGGAAAACCGAATGGCGATCGTGCATGAGGGATGGGAAAGGAATGGGAGCCGGGTGAGTCTGAAATACAAACGACATTACCTGCATACGACGAAGGGAGACTTCTGGGAAGGGTTTGGCGACTTTCTGGTTCGTCATTACGACATGGATGAAAACACGTGGCTGGTGGTCAATGGGGACGGAGCGAAATGGATCGGGGAATGCGAATCGTACTTTCACCGCTGTATTTACACACTGGATCGCTTTCATGTGGCACGAGAATTACGGCGTTTCCTGGGACACCTGCCCAAGGCGTGGCAGACGGTACGGCAGGCGTTGGCTGCGTTTGATTCGGCTGCATTGCTTGCGGCGGTAGAATCGGTACCGGAGGAAAAGATACGGGAAGAGAATCGGAACGAATGGCGAAAATACGTGGCGTATTTACGGCAACATCGAAGGCATCTGATCGACTATCGAGAGGTACTTCGTGAAGCTGGAATCGATACGACAGGCATGCGACCAATGGGAAGTGCAGAGTCGCAAATGCGGGTGATGGCAAAGCGGACCAAGCGAGGGGGCTACAGTTGGAGTGTACGGGGAGTACAGGCGATGTTGCGAGCGATCATGGCCCGACAAGAGGGACGGCAGTTGGGCCGTCAGACGAAAGCGAAGAAGGACGAGTCACAGTCTGAACCGATGATTCGGGTAAGGGACTTGCTGCGGGAAGTGAAAGAACAGGCCAAAGGCTATATAAACGGGACGATTCGATTGTTGCACGGGCCGTATCAAAGCAGCCCTGCCGGGCTGGCATTAAAGGCCCTTCGCGGATAA
- the argS gene encoding arginine--tRNA ligase, which translates to MSYKQQVANALHTALEQLGAADFSPQKVAEMLETPPNPQLGDLAFPCFQLAKTLRKAPPQIASELAGLVESRYLDKVEAVGPYVNCFLNRSLVTAEVIRTIAEQGPAYGSRNIGEGRNVPIDLSSPNIAKPFSMGHLRSTVIGNAIANILEKHGYRPVRINHLGDWGTQFGKLIVAYKLWGDEEKVKQEPIKELLALYVKFHEEAEKDPSLEEKGREWFKRLEDGDEEARKLWQWFRDESLKEFMKIYELLGVSFDSTHGEAFYNDKMDRVIRLLEEKNLLVESNGALVVNLDEYDMPPCLIKKSDGATLYATRDLAAALYRHETYDFAKALYVVGNEQRLHFQQIFRVLEKMGYEWAKEMYHIPFGMMLKDGKKMSTRKGQVVLLEEVLAQAITDVAKVIEEKNPTLANKEEVARQVGVGAVIFHDLKNYRLNDINFSWEEMLTFEGETGPYVQYTHARACSLLRKGGYQPGSPAFDLDAGALDSAEAWSVVTLLTAFPEVLDRAREQFDPSQVGKYVIDLAQAFNKYYANVRILAEDDRIKMSRLALVAAVVTVLREGLRLLGLAAPEEM; encoded by the coding sequence GTGAGTTACAAACAGCAAGTGGCGAATGCCCTGCACACCGCGCTGGAACAGCTGGGGGCAGCCGATTTTTCCCCGCAGAAGGTAGCGGAGATGCTGGAGACACCGCCCAATCCGCAGCTGGGCGATCTTGCCTTTCCCTGTTTTCAACTGGCCAAGACGCTGCGCAAAGCGCCGCCGCAGATTGCCTCCGAACTGGCCGGGTTGGTAGAGAGCCGTTATCTGGACAAGGTGGAAGCAGTCGGTCCGTATGTCAACTGCTTTCTCAACCGTTCGTTGGTCACCGCGGAAGTGATCCGCACGATCGCCGAACAGGGGCCCGCCTACGGCAGCCGCAACATCGGCGAAGGGCGCAATGTCCCGATTGACCTCTCTTCCCCCAACATCGCCAAGCCGTTCTCGATGGGGCACCTGCGCTCCACCGTGATTGGCAATGCGATTGCCAACATTTTGGAAAAACACGGCTACCGGCCGGTGCGGATCAACCATCTCGGTGACTGGGGCACGCAGTTCGGCAAGCTGATCGTCGCCTACAAGCTGTGGGGAGACGAGGAAAAAGTAAAGCAGGAGCCGATTAAGGAACTGCTCGCGCTGTACGTCAAGTTCCACGAGGAAGCGGAAAAGGATCCATCGCTCGAGGAGAAAGGGCGGGAGTGGTTCAAGCGGCTGGAAGACGGCGACGAGGAAGCGCGAAAGCTGTGGCAGTGGTTCCGGGACGAATCGCTGAAGGAGTTCATGAAGATATACGAACTGCTCGGCGTCTCGTTTGACTCCACCCACGGCGAGGCTTTTTACAACGACAAGATGGACCGGGTGATCCGGCTGCTCGAAGAAAAGAACTTGCTGGTCGAGTCCAATGGGGCGCTAGTCGTCAACCTGGACGAATACGATATGCCCCCCTGCCTGATCAAAAAATCGGACGGCGCTACGCTCTACGCCACCCGCGATCTGGCGGCCGCGCTGTACCGGCACGAGACGTACGATTTTGCCAAAGCCCTCTACGTGGTGGGCAATGAGCAGCGGCTGCATTTTCAGCAGATCTTCCGCGTACTGGAAAAGATGGGCTACGAATGGGCGAAGGAGATGTACCACATCCCGTTCGGCATGATGCTGAAAGACGGCAAGAAAATGTCCACCCGCAAAGGTCAGGTCGTCCTGCTGGAAGAAGTGCTGGCGCAGGCGATCACGGACGTCGCCAAGGTCATCGAGGAGAAAAACCCGACCTTGGCCAACAAGGAGGAGGTGGCCCGGCAAGTCGGCGTGGGGGCGGTGATTTTCCACGATCTGAAGAACTACCGGCTCAACGACATCAACTTCTCCTGGGAGGAGATGCTCACCTTCGAGGGGGAAACCGGTCCGTACGTGCAGTACACACACGCCCGCGCCTGCTCGCTCTTGCGCAAGGGCGGCTATCAGCCAGGTTCGCCGGCCTTTGACCTGGACGCGGGGGCCCTGGACAGCGCGGAAGCGTGGTCCGTCGTCACCCTGCTCACCGCCTTCCCCGAGGTGCTGGATCGCGCCCGCGAGCAGTTTGACCCGTCGCAGGTCGGCAAGTACGTGATCGACTTGGCGCAGGCTTTCAATAAATACTACGCCAATGTGCGCATCCTGGCCGAAGATGACCGAATCAAAATGTCGCGGCTGGCGCTTGTGGCAGCGGTGGTCACCGTGCTGCGGGAAGGGCTTCGCTTGCTCGGCCTGGCCGCTCCGGAAGAGATGTGA
- a CDS encoding AbrB/MazE/SpoVT family DNA-binding domain-containing protein, which yields MKATGIVRKVDELGRVVLPKELRDTFNIEIRDSLEIYVDQEKIILKKYEPACIFCGNAGDVIRYKGKLLCSDCLTEIRLHFTNQRDVG from the coding sequence ATGAAAGCAACCGGTATTGTAAGAAAAGTGGATGAATTGGGAAGAGTGGTACTGCCAAAAGAGTTGCGCGATACGTTCAATATCGAGATCAGAGATTCACTCGAAATCTATGTCGACCAGGAGAAGATCATTCTGAAGAAGTACGAGCCGGCGTGCATCTTTTGCGGCAATGCCGGCGACGTCATTCGCTACAAGGGGAAGCTGCTTTGCTCCGATTGTCTGACCGAGATTCGCCTGCATTTCACGAACCAGCGCGATGTCGGCTAA
- a CDS encoding deoxyribonuclease IV, with product MKVGCHVSVRHGYLAAAQAARASGAEAYQYFPKNPRSLAVKSFNERDALACRRYCREHGLVSVAHAPYPTNLSVADRALYQKTVASLRNDLEIAEACGSLGVVVHFGRYKGTIRDPLYGYRVMIEMLDEVLADWPGQALLLLENNAGQGGKMGTTLEELTQIRQLLRSPEKLGFCLDTCHLFVSGVWNGRNGDAVLQRARELDYLPHLKVLHLNDAQFPSGSCRDRHAPIGRGRIGEDALRTLLSASPFAELPVILETPAQPDGSHAAEIAFVKRLAAKRA from the coding sequence ATCAAGGTCGGCTGTCACGTCAGTGTCCGGCACGGCTACCTGGCTGCGGCGCAGGCCGCACGCGCCAGCGGAGCCGAAGCGTATCAGTACTTTCCCAAGAATCCGCGCAGTCTTGCCGTCAAGTCGTTCAACGAGCGCGATGCCTTGGCCTGCCGTCGCTACTGCCGGGAACATGGACTAGTGTCCGTGGCCCATGCTCCCTATCCGACCAATCTGTCCGTTGCCGATCGCGCGCTGTACCAAAAAACGGTCGCCTCGCTGCGAAACGATCTGGAGATCGCGGAGGCCTGCGGTTCGCTGGGCGTGGTCGTCCATTTCGGCAGATACAAGGGGACGATCCGCGATCCGCTGTACGGCTACCGGGTGATGATCGAGATGCTGGACGAGGTTCTCGCCGATTGGCCGGGACAGGCTTTGCTGCTTTTGGAAAACAACGCCGGCCAGGGCGGGAAGATGGGAACGACGCTGGAAGAGCTGACGCAGATCCGCCAACTGCTCCGCTCCCCGGAGAAGCTTGGCTTTTGTCTGGACACCTGCCACCTGTTCGTGAGCGGGGTGTGGAATGGAAGGAATGGCGACGCGGTTCTGCAGCGAGCGCGGGAACTGGACTATCTGCCACATCTGAAAGTGCTCCATTTAAACGACGCGCAGTTTCCCAGCGGATCGTGCCGCGACCGCCATGCGCCGATCGGACGCGGGCGGATTGGCGAGGATGCCCTCCGCACGCTGCTGTCTGCTTCACCGTTTGCGGAACTGCCTGTCATTCTGGAGACACCAGCCCAACCTGACGGTTCTCATGCGGCGGAGATTGCGTTTGTGAAGCGTTTGGCTGCCAAACGGGCTTAA
- the asnB gene encoding asparagine synthase (glutamine-hydrolyzing) gives MCGITGWLNFAQDMSRELPVVAAMRDKLACRGPDARGEWSSRHAVLGHCRLSVIDPAGGAQPMTRQRGDSAYTIVYNGELYNTNELRQELAGRGHRLQTRSDTEVLLAAYLEWGRRCVERLNGIFAFAVWEEKEQRLFLARDRLGVKPLFYAVRGDSFLFGSELKALLAHPQVEAVLDRDGLAEIFALGPARTPGHGVFRDVRELRPGHFLEVTPGRIHLQRYWSLESKPHTDDWQTTVATVRSLVLDAIERQLVSDVPVATLLSGGLDSSAITAVAAEVFRRQGKGPLHTYSIDYVGNDRHFQANAFQPNADAPWVKRVSDYCGTIHRDVQIDTPELVEALKAAVIARDLPGMTDIDASLLLFCREIKRDVTVALSGECADEIFGGYPWFHREESLQADTFPWALRTRERAHWLSRELRELIQPEAYVARRYRETLAEVPTLPGESAQEARRREISYLNLTWFMSVLLDRKDRMSMAASLEARVPFCDHRIVEYVWNVPWEMKNWRQREKGLLREALTGILPEEVLFRKKSPYPKTHHPAYAEATRRWLLDVLDDPTSPLLPLIDVPAIRALAASEAAASGTPWFGQLMSKPQLFAYLASIDFWMREYRVSIR, from the coding sequence ATGTGTGGAATAACTGGTTGGCTCAACTTTGCCCAAGACATGTCGCGGGAGCTGCCGGTCGTTGCGGCGATGCGCGACAAACTAGCCTGTCGGGGGCCTGATGCGCGTGGCGAATGGTCTTCCCGCCACGCTGTGCTGGGCCACTGCCGCCTGTCCGTAATCGACCCGGCGGGCGGCGCGCAGCCGATGACCCGGCAGCGCGGCGATTCGGCTTACACCATCGTCTACAACGGCGAGCTGTACAATACGAATGAGCTGCGGCAGGAACTTGCCGGTCGCGGACACCGCTTGCAAACCCGTTCCGACACCGAAGTCCTGCTGGCTGCCTACCTGGAATGGGGCAGGCGCTGCGTGGAGCGGCTCAACGGGATTTTTGCCTTCGCTGTCTGGGAAGAAAAAGAGCAGCGGCTGTTTCTGGCCCGTGACCGCTTGGGCGTGAAGCCGCTCTTTTACGCTGTGCGCGGGGACTCTTTTCTGTTCGGTTCGGAGCTGAAGGCGCTGCTCGCCCATCCGCAGGTGGAAGCCGTGCTCGACCGCGACGGACTGGCGGAAATCTTCGCGCTCGGCCCGGCGCGCACGCCCGGCCACGGGGTATTCCGCGACGTGCGGGAACTGCGCCCGGGTCATTTCCTGGAGGTCACCCCGGGCAGAATTCACCTGCAGCGGTACTGGTCGCTGGAGAGCAAACCGCACACCGACGATTGGCAAACGACCGTGGCCACGGTTCGCTCGCTCGTACTGGATGCGATCGAGCGGCAGTTGGTCTCCGATGTTCCGGTGGCCACGCTGCTCTCCGGCGGGCTGGATTCGAGCGCGATCACCGCGGTGGCGGCTGAGGTGTTTCGCCGGCAAGGAAAAGGCCCGCTGCACACCTATTCGATCGACTACGTCGGCAACGACCGCCACTTTCAGGCGAACGCCTTTCAGCCCAATGCCGACGCCCCCTGGGTAAAGCGGGTGTCAGACTACTGCGGGACGATCCATCGGGACGTCCAGATTGACACGCCGGAGCTGGTGGAAGCCTTGAAAGCAGCGGTGATCGCCCGCGACCTGCCGGGGATGACGGACATCGACGCCTCCCTGCTCTTGTTCTGCCGCGAAATCAAACGGGATGTGACCGTCGCCCTTTCCGGCGAGTGCGCCGATGAGATCTTCGGCGGCTATCCCTGGTTTCATCGGGAAGAAAGCTTGCAGGCCGACACGTTTCCCTGGGCGCTGCGAACCCGCGAACGGGCCCATTGGCTGTCACGCGAACTGCGGGAGCTGATTCAGCCGGAGGCCTATGTCGCCCGGCGGTACCGCGAAACATTGGCCGAGGTGCCGACCCTTCCCGGTGAAAGTGCGCAGGAAGCGCGCCGGCGGGAAATCTCGTACCTCAATCTCACCTGGTTCATGAGCGTGCTGTTGGACCGCAAAGACCGGATGAGCATGGCCGCCAGCCTGGAGGCGCGCGTCCCGTTTTGCGATCACCGGATCGTCGAATACGTCTGGAATGTGCCGTGGGAGATGAAGAATTGGCGGCAGCGGGAAAAGGGCCTGCTGCGCGAGGCGCTTACAGGAATCCTGCCGGAAGAGGTGCTCTTCCGCAAAAAGAGTCCCTACCCCAAGACGCACCATCCCGCCTATGCGGAAGCGACGCGCCGCTGGCTTCTCGACGTACTGGATGACCCCACATCGCCGCTGCTGCCGCTGATTGATGTGCCGGCCATCCGCGCGCTCGCCGCCTCCGAGGCAGCGGCCTCCGGCACTCCCTGGTTCGGCCAGCTGATGAGCAAGCCGCAGCTGTTTGCCTATCTGGCCTCGATCGATTTCTGGATGCGGGAGTATCGCGTCTCCATCCGCTAG
- a CDS encoding GDYXXLXY domain-containing protein has translation MSRRFLLLVLLQAVLLLGIVGKYYWIAATGQPITLKTAPIDPRDLFYGDYVRLEFDISRLDLRTIPHDLNGPLHDTAVYVVLEQKGKPWHEAAGVYQNKPQLAPGQTMLSGRVPYYSGDSWDELRIVYGFERYYVPENTGREIEQNAAAGWLADLRVAGSGEAVLRRLYR, from the coding sequence GTGAGCAGACGTTTTCTCCTGTTGGTCTTGCTGCAGGCAGTGCTTTTGCTGGGCATCGTCGGCAAATACTACTGGATCGCGGCAACGGGTCAGCCGATCACGCTCAAGACCGCTCCCATCGATCCGCGCGACTTGTTTTACGGCGATTACGTTCGGCTCGAGTTTGACATCAGCCGCCTCGACCTGCGGACCATCCCGCACGATCTGAACGGGCCGCTGCACGACACCGCGGTCTACGTCGTGCTGGAACAAAAAGGGAAGCCTTGGCATGAAGCGGCGGGCGTTTACCAAAATAAGCCGCAGCTTGCACCGGGGCAGACCATGCTCTCCGGCCGGGTTCCGTATTACAGCGGCGATTCGTGGGATGAACTGCGGATCGTGTACGGCTTTGAACGGTATTACGTGCCGGAGAATACCGGCCGGGAGATCGAACAAAACGCAGCAGCGGGCTGGCTGGCCGACCTGCGTGTCGCCGGGAGCGGCGAAGCGGTGCTCAGGCGGCTTTACCGCTAG
- a CDS encoding DUF2157 domain-containing protein, translating to MAIKKRSVILQEAEQWKREGIISEEQFRQIAARYPAGARPGTLPIMGGILLGLGVLTFIASNWDGMSHAVRLFVILAALLAAYLAGESLRRSGKESLGMAFTVLGVAIYGAGFFLIGQMYHLSGNLLTPFYLWFIGAVSMAWHYRSRVLALFSLLILAAAAFYGLGTDARAGMQALILYALYVGLLPLLGKLRSGRLLAAAYAMLLATAILDAAEYGSGLLIQLPMLAYLLASVLLPARLAPIPALLRTVSYIAVTLFAVYVGLTGEPDLYVNPLDTFGLAAILLAVLGYGYVCWRAKRFYQTADLLPYLPLPLSYLFAAAVEDSAGSEPLLGQDVAMILAMYAFSIALVLGGEKGHDVQRINTGALVFGVTSFVAYVNFAWDFMDKSLFFLFGGALLLLLSFLLERQRRRWVERARRDAP from the coding sequence ATGGCGATCAAGAAACGAAGCGTCATTTTGCAGGAAGCGGAGCAATGGAAGCGGGAAGGGATTATCAGCGAGGAACAGTTCCGGCAGATCGCGGCACGCTACCCCGCAGGCGCCCGGCCGGGGACCCTGCCCATCATGGGGGGCATCCTGCTTGGCCTGGGTGTGCTCACGTTTATCGCTTCCAACTGGGATGGCATGTCCCACGCCGTTCGTCTGTTCGTGATTTTGGCTGCGCTGCTCGCCGCCTACCTGGCGGGAGAGAGCTTGCGGCGAAGCGGGAAAGAGAGTTTGGGGATGGCCTTTACCGTGCTTGGGGTTGCCATCTACGGCGCGGGATTTTTCCTGATCGGTCAGATGTATCACCTTTCCGGCAATCTCTTGACTCCTTTTTACCTATGGTTTATCGGCGCTGTCAGCATGGCCTGGCACTATCGTTCCCGTGTGCTGGCGCTGTTTTCTCTGCTGATTCTGGCTGCTGCTGCCTTTTACGGACTGGGAACGGACGCCAGAGCCGGGATGCAGGCGCTGATCCTGTACGCGCTGTATGTCGGTTTGCTCCCCTTGCTGGGGAAACTGCGCAGCGGCCGGCTGCTTGCGGCAGCGTACGCGATGTTGTTGGCGACAGCTATCCTGGACGCGGCGGAATACGGCAGCGGACTGCTCATCCAACTGCCGATGCTCGCCTATCTGCTGGCCAGCGTACTCCTGCCTGCTCGTCTCGCTCCGATCCCCGCACTGCTGCGCACCGTCAGTTACATCGCCGTCACATTGTTTGCCGTCTATGTCGGCTTGACCGGAGAACCTGACCTGTACGTCAATCCGCTCGACACCTTCGGACTTGCCGCCATTCTCCTCGCCGTCCTCGGGTACGGCTACGTCTGCTGGCGAGCCAAGAGGTTTTATCAGACCGCTGACCTACTGCCGTACCTGCCGCTGCCGCTCTCTTATCTGTTCGCGGCGGCTGTAGAGGACTCCGCCGGCAGCGAGCCGTTACTCGGGCAGGACGTGGCGATGATCCTCGCGATGTACGCCTTCTCTATCGCACTGGTACTGGGCGGCGAAAAGGGACATGATGTGCAGCGGATCAATACGGGCGCGCTGGTGTTTGGCGTAACCAGCTTTGTCGCTTACGTCAACTTCGCCTGGGATTTTATGGATAAATCGCTGTTCTTTCTGTTCGGCGGAGCGCTGCTTTTGCTCCTCAGCTTCCTCCTGGAGCGGCAGCGCAGGAGATGGGTGGAGCGGGCGAGGAGGGATGCGCCGTGA
- a CDS encoding gamma carbonic anhydrase family protein, translating to MLILPFHDKVPQIDPSAFLAQGVVVSGDVTIGADTSIWYNTVIRGDIAPTIIGRRVSVQDNSTLHQSPGLPLIIEDEVTIGHNAVLHSCVVRQGALIGMGAIVLDGAEIGEEAMVAAGALVPPGMKVPPRTLVVGSPAQIKRELSERDFAEFRRIRQSYVEKGKLYRELEKQPLQR from the coding sequence ATGTTAATCCTGCCATTTCACGACAAAGTGCCGCAAATCGATCCGTCCGCTTTCCTCGCCCAGGGAGTGGTCGTCTCCGGAGATGTGACGATCGGGGCCGACACATCGATCTGGTACAACACGGTGATCCGCGGTGACATCGCGCCCACCATCATCGGCCGGCGGGTGAGCGTCCAGGATAACAGCACGCTCCACCAGAGCCCCGGACTGCCGCTGATCATCGAGGATGAGGTGACCATCGGCCACAACGCCGTGCTGCACAGCTGTGTCGTGCGCCAGGGCGCGTTGATCGGGATGGGCGCGATTGTGCTGGACGGAGCCGAGATCGGGGAGGAAGCGATGGTCGCGGCGGGCGCCCTGGTCCCCCCGGGGATGAAGGTACCGCCCCGCACGCTGGTCGTCGGCTCTCCTGCCCAGATCAAGCGGGAGCTTAGCGAGCGCGACTTCGCCGAGTTTCGCCGCATCCGCCAGTCGTATGTGGAAAAAGGCAAGCTCTACCGCGAACTGGAAAAGCAGCCGCTCCAACGATAA
- a CDS encoding MOSC domain-containing protein: protein MHRLLGAVREIVRHPVKSFAGERLQEVQVAAYGLFGDRSHCFLDETRPGRYLTATQLPQMVTYQASFVGEQRDDRYPAVRITAADGQVYDWEDPALLAELERLSGRRLRRIVHPPQHVPRGAIEEEHLLLVSDASLRELEHIWGRSLDHRRFRANLVLSLQEPQPFAETAWLGKRLRLGEVELVVVRPCERCMIVTLDPQRAERDPSLLKLIHQEYDNCFGVYARVVRTGRIRAGEAIYLLDDK from the coding sequence ATGCATCGTTTGCTCGGGGCGGTTCGCGAAATCGTCCGTCACCCCGTCAAATCATTTGCCGGTGAGCGACTGCAGGAGGTGCAGGTAGCCGCTTACGGCCTGTTCGGGGACCGCAGCCACTGTTTTCTTGACGAAACCAGACCGGGACGTTACCTGACGGCCACGCAGCTGCCGCAAATGGTCACATACCAGGCCTCGTTTGTCGGGGAACAGCGGGACGATCGCTATCCTGCCGTGCGGATCACGGCCGCCGACGGACAGGTGTACGACTGGGAAGATCCCGCTTTGCTGGCGGAACTGGAGCGGCTGTCCGGGCGCAGGCTGCGCCGGATCGTTCACCCCCCGCAGCACGTGCCGCGGGGGGCGATCGAAGAAGAGCATCTGCTGTTGGTCAGCGATGCTTCGCTGCGGGAGCTGGAGCACATCTGGGGGCGTTCCCTGGACCACCGCCGCTTCCGCGCCAACCTGGTGCTCTCGCTGCAGGAGCCGCAGCCGTTCGCGGAAACGGCGTGGCTGGGAAAACGGCTGCGCCTGGGAGAGGTGGAGCTGGTAGTGGTGCGCCCATGCGAGCGGTGTATGATCGTGACGCTCGATCCGCAGCGTGCGGAACGCGACCCCTCGCTGCTGAAGCTGATTCACCAAGAGTACGACAATTGTTTTGGCGTGTATGCCCGTGTGGTGCGGACGGGGCGGATTCGCGCCGGGGAAGCGATCTACCTGCTTGACGACAAGTAG
- a CDS encoding DUF1385 domain-containing protein, with protein sequence MITGISFGRGVIFHDSNVLACAEVKSGVIHVWAERISLRTIGKLWLRLLFTLPWPYQLFHLGLFLYLLFPVWGAVNPWWVFVYAAGFHFLFPRRLKMFHGAEHKVFSYAGEKNLQALAAIKQADIVNGGCSTNYVTYFFVCFLPAICFLPLPASVLIGGVGVLAGHFAQKHLRRQMKPLLALSALLQRYVTTREPERLHLETAIRSYVLLEHYRRRYGTPARDEASIAS encoded by the coding sequence ATGATTACGGGCATCTCGTTTGGCCGCGGTGTCATCTTTCACGATTCCAACGTGTTGGCGTGCGCCGAGGTGAAGTCTGGCGTCATCCACGTCTGGGCGGAGCGGATCAGCTTGCGCACCATCGGCAAGCTGTGGCTGCGGCTGCTGTTCACGCTACCGTGGCCCTATCAACTGTTTCATCTGGGCCTGTTCCTGTACCTCTTGTTTCCCGTCTGGGGAGCGGTGAATCCCTGGTGGGTGTTCGTGTACGCGGCTGGCTTTCACTTCTTGTTTCCCCGCCGCCTGAAGATGTTTCACGGCGCGGAGCACAAGGTATTCAGCTACGCCGGCGAAAAAAATCTGCAGGCCTTGGCCGCGATCAAACAGGCAGATATCGTCAACGGCGGCTGTTCCACCAATTACGTCACGTATTTTTTCGTCTGTTTTCTGCCGGCGATCTGTTTTTTGCCGCTTCCCGCCAGCGTTCTGATCGGTGGTGTGGGGGTGCTTGCCGGACACTTCGCGCAAAAACATCTGCGCCGGCAGATGAAGCCGCTGCTTGCCCTTTCTGCGCTCCTGCAGCGCTACGTGACGACCCGGGAACCGGAGCGGCTGCATCTGGAGACGGCCATTCGCTCGTACGTGCTGCTTGAGCACTATCGCAGGCGATACGGAACACCGGCTCGCGACGAAGCGTCGATCGCTTCGTAA